The DNA segment ttaaaattttatacataaatcaatatcatttgtacccatgaatcaatataatttatactcatattttaaaatttactcatatgaattaataaaatgacaatttagtatttataccatattaaaaattactaatcttcaaaagtgtatttttgttttatttaccAAATGCAACATAGCAGGTACATTCTATATATGATGACTATAATTATAGTGGTTATGAACTTATTGTAActatgaaattttgaaaatatttaaaaaatatagctAAAACTAAGATTACATGTTTTATTATTtgacaacttttttttaatttaaaaagtaaaattagaaataagaacaaactaaaagtttaaaacaaaattatcaaataataaaaatatgatgttaattttaaactacattttttaagtattgtaaaATTTTCACATGTCTATCAAATATCAATCTACCATAATCACCATAAAATTCATATACATAATATACATATTAAAAGTTTTAGAATTATCTTAGCAAATGTTCTTAAAACAGAANNNNNNNNNNNNNNNNNNNNNNNNNNNNNTACGaacattttcttctttcatCTACTATCCTTGCTTCCATATATAACATCCTCCTTTTTCCCGTATTCTAAGGAAAATACTAATTTGACAGgtagaaaagaagaaacaacCAGCAACTACAAAGGAAAAATCTGAATTGCCGAGGAGTTAAAGCAATTCAAATTTCACACTTTCCTTTCATAGTTATTAGTTGTTGGTTCCCTCTAACATTATTATTACCTATGCTGGTGCTGCATgggaattattattattattattattattattattattattattattattattatttagctTCCTCCTTTTATTAGCATCTGGACTAGTAATATGTGAAGATGAATTAATGTTTGCATATGAAGCAGCAGCATGAGTGTCCTCACTTTTGTAGCTTAAGCACACACCATCCAACACCCCAATTGGACTTTGTGGCATCAAAGGGGCAGAAACAGAACCACTTCTTGTGTCCTTATTAGTAAAACCATCCTTTGATGACAACCCTTGGATTAATTTCACACATTTCAACACTCTCTCCTGCCAAAACAAAACCTACTAATTAAGATCAATCATACACATCAATTAATTCAAACATGTTATAAAATATCTATCATTTCCACTAAATTGCTTTCTAACAGTTCAATACTCTTTCATATTATTTGTTAGagttattttagaaaaaaaaaaatcataaacccttAAAGTATTTAGATATGGTTATACCATAATAATAGTGTTGATTAGTAATCAAATTAAGATGATCAATATAAAAAGGGGAAAAACATGATTAAAacattcacttttttttttttggtttttgaatggTGCACCCCACAAATTTACCTTTTCCACTAGGTGATTCAGAAGAGAAATTGCTTTCTCAGTGTGCACTGTTTTTGTTTCCCTTACCACAACTATTGCTATAGCAGCTGCAATCTCTGATGGTCTAAACGCCAAGCATTCAATCCCTGCATTAAATTTTCCCACCCTCCAAAAATTATGTACTATCCATCTTTGGTTCAATTCAGTTCCACCCTTTCATTCATATCATAAATCACTTACTATTGTTGCTATATAGCTATAAATAAAGCAGAACAAGTACCTTTTACAGTACTCAGTATAAGTTGGATGGATCTCATAATTGAATCTCTTGTTGGATTTTGATCATCATTGACCTTGTAAAGGAAATAGTCAATGAAGGAGAAAGGGGTAATTGATTGCATTCTCCATCTCAATGTGCTAAGTACCAAAAGCTCCATTCTTTGGATTGTTTTTGCttcaaatacaaattttaattcaccaaCCTGAAggggtaaaaaaaattattcaccaCAAGCAAAACCTATTATGTTTTTACTAACATATACTCCCTCTGTTCTTTATTGACAGTCAAATTTGCTTTCTTGATACATTTATAAATTAAGGATTtagctaatatatattttaagggACAAATATTAAGATTACCATAAGTAAAATTTTTGAACattttactttaataaatataaaataaatacattggaATTTTGAACTACTTTCTATAAAGAGTTTTTTCATTAGTAATTTTAATAGTACTCTTATAGCGTTGCATGTAATATGCTGATTTTATAATGTAGCAAAATAAGTCAAATATACCACTATTAAGAAATTAAGGTAGTATTAATTAATCATTGAGATAAATCTTATAATATATGTCGAGTTaacatttttagaaaaatacagTAATTAATCAATGTATCTCAAGATAAATTtgcaactaaaataaaaatgttttgggAGCCAatagaaaatcaatttaaaacaatttaaaattattttattaaaaatactagaaaattttcagaatttattaatttttatcattaCTTTTAGCCATTAACCTAAttcttttagtttaataatcCAACAACATACTTTAGTCtatattttaaaacattaatgGCTAACTgtataaaaaaacaataaattctgatGACCTTTTGCATTCTTTAATTAcaacttatcttattttatattttgcattgtaattattgctaaaaataattaaatataaaaaatatataattataaatattaaattaaataaaataattttaattattatctcaTTAATATTGTCGCACCTAAAATAATTCCAAGAAGTattaattattgaaatgaaAATCATTTAATGCATCCAACATTTTTGCTACATTCATAAATTAATATCAAGATGCAAATTTATGGAGAAACATAGATTATAAATAGGATTCAGTTAACATGTGCTTTAAAGacacataataaatttattattaataaaacttttttaaatattttcatttaatNNNNNNNNNNNNNNNNNNNNNNNNNNNNNNNNNNNaaatattttcatttaatgaatataaaataaatatattaaaaacttaattttttaaatttttaataaaaaaaattcatttataaACTTTAACCTGCAAATCAAGGCAAAGAGGAGGATCAGTCTCATTTATTTTGGTTGCAAGAGATAAGCAAGCCACAGCCAACAATTGCATTGTCCAAACCCTTTGCTTCTGAGGTTGGAAATTAAAGATCTTATTAGAACCTgggaatataatttaaaaagtaaaaattaaaaaattctttgtctttattcattcattcattaactTACTGGTAGTTCATACGAAGAAAGAAAACGGTCCAAGTAATTTACTGAAAGATAAGCAGAGAGGGCTCCAAAGCCAAATTGCTCTCGAACctattaaaaaccaaaaaataaggTACGATTGGTTAGACTTAAaaagcgaaaaaaaaaaagtgtttaaatgagggtaaagtatattgtttacttttaaagtttgtaatttttttaaaaaatatctgtaatgtttaattttatttatttttatctttaacctttttgttttatttttatttttaatatttttaatttattttaaaattattcttaaacgttttttattttgtctctatcattttagttaaaattaacattcaagaatattttttatacaaatcgaaaatattaaaaatataattaaatattaaaaatattttaaaaaaattataaacgtcaataacaaaaatatactttatcttttaaaaaatagtgactactccaataaaaattttattattatcatcatgtgaaaatactttattttgattattaaataataaattatagagtttgattttcatatgttataaaaatgttacttttatttaaaatgtgaACAAATAAAAAAGCTCCACTTTTAAAACAAAgatcatcataaaaaaatatttttaacatttttattagagTAGTTGTCTTAAAAGATTATATAGGTTGAGCAGAAATCCTTAACTCGAAGCAAAATGTTAAAAGCTGAAGAATTTATGCATTAaacatttaaaaagaaaaagaaataaaataaatttttttctttaaaaaattatctatagATTTTATCGAAGCAGCTGAAGTTCACCAATGGAATTATCATAAAACAGAGAATAGAGCAATCAAATCTTAGTTTagtttataatttgaaaaaaagagcATCTTAATCAAAAGTTtactaataaaaagaattaacatAAACGAGTCTTTCACAATTAACGGCCTTACAAATCCAGGTGGTTTAAACACACCTTTTGAATCCAATGAATGGCATGATTTCTGGCCCCAAAATCCAAATCCCCATTTGTGAGNNNNNNNNNNNNNNNNNNNNNNNNNNNNNNNNNNNNNNNNNNNNNNNNNNNNNNNNNNNNNNNNNNNNNNNNNNNNNNNNNNNNNNNNNNNNNNNNNNNNNNNNNNNNNNNNNNNNNNNNCTTGCCACAGTAACTCCTCACGGTTTTGATGCCTAAGATGATGCCACGTGTCCGCCAACAACACCGAACCACCGCCGTAATCATTTTCGTCGAAGACGCTGTTGTTGTCCTCTGCACATAGAAGGCTTGAGACACTCCGCAAACTACTCGATGCCATTCAAACAAACCACACCTGGggcccttctctctctctctatatatatatatatacacaaatatatatcCCTTCACTGAAGAACTCCACAAAAAATTTAAGTAGAAAACTGTTTTGTTATTAAAGGTTAAGTGTTTTAGAAACAATAACAACCGGCAAGAAGCTAAGTCCTTTGAATACCGGATTGGAAAGATTTTCcgggaaaagaaaaaagagtgggAAAATAGAAGACGAGAAAATTTCAGGGACGAAATGAAAAGAAGAGTGTGCGtcttttgagagagagagagagagagagagagagagagagagagagagattgtgGGGTAACGGGGACAGAGGGGAGAATTGGAGGGATTTGTTTGTTGGAGCGCCAAATTCATAGAAACCAAAAACAGAAACACTATTTTCCATTTTAtcagagtgagagagagaggacacaccctcttctcacattcttaatttatcaaataacAAACGAAATCATAAATTTATTAACAAAGAAGATCAACCAGATACTCGAGTCTTACAATCACACCTCCATACTATTCAAAAATGggtaagagaaaaaaaaaatctatctgcacactaaattactaaattaattgtTATTCCAGTGGCCGATTTTTGGCCATACCTGCTATAgttataaaaagaaatattactGGTAAATTTTACATACATAAACAtgaatatattttacatttggatgtatatattttattttataacatataaaaatataaatttaatatattttagtgaataaaaattatgtatatt comes from the Arachis duranensis cultivar V14167 chromosome 7, aradu.V14167.gnm2.J7QH, whole genome shotgun sequence genome and includes:
- the LOC107459227 gene encoding cyclin-D2-1, which encodes MASSSLRSVSSLLCAEDNNSVFDENDYGGGSVLLADTWHHLRHQNRLTNGDLDFGARNHAIHWIQKVREQFGFGALSAYLSVNYLDRFLSSYELPKQRVWTMQLLAVACLSLATKINETDPPLCLDLQVGELKFVFEAKTIQRMELLVLSTLRWRMQSITPFSFIDYFLYKVNDDQNPTRDSIMRSIQLILSTVKGIECLAFRPSEIAAAIAIVVVRETKTVHTEKAISLLNHLVEKERVLKCVKLIQGLSSKDGFTNKDTRSGSVSAPLMPQSPIGVLDGVCLSYKSEDTHAAASYANINSSSHITSPDANKRRKLNNNNNNNNNNNNNNNNNSHAAPA